One window of the Haloarcula halobia genome contains the following:
- a CDS encoding SLC13 family permease — protein sequence MASLSTGALIVFALVGAALVLFVTEWLPPDMTAIAVLVALAVLEPHTGVSARAAIEGFASPAVVTIVAMYILSAGVEDAGVVDWLGGKLATATGGDERRLLAAIVGTTGLSAGFVNNTPVVAVFIPLVTGLSNRYGLSPSRLLLPLSYAAMLGGTLTLVGTATNLLASDFAAQLLGRRLSMFTLTPVGVVVLLVGVAYLLTVARWLVPERVHPAADFTEEFDMDRYLAQCQVRESSPLVGLTVAEALDHTVGEEALEAAAETLGEQLPAEADIEAVAAVRSLVDVDVLQVDHDGDSYFATVTDRPLEAGDVLTVRGSRQSVNRFSETFGLRQLPRESVTEELLAESGHAGILAEAVVHGESRFRGRTLADAQLRSRFDVTALAIRRGDSIIREALADVTLEAGDTLLVQTPVDEILHLDEEGYLSLTEGPPELFDVIHDVEPPDLDAGTLLPVGFLFAAIALAALDVVPIYIAALGGVVAMVATNRLTASRAYDAVSWNVVFLLAGLLPLGLAMRETGGALFVGDALVGVASHLPPLLVLALFYLLTAAVAAVITPVATVVLMIPIAVATATQIGVSGFPFLLVVTFAVAHAFVTPIGYQTNLMVYGPGGYRFTDFLRVGVPLQVLLCVVTTLAVAFVWPL from the coding sequence ATGGCCTCCCTGTCGACCGGCGCGCTCATCGTGTTCGCGCTGGTCGGGGCCGCCCTGGTGCTGTTCGTCACCGAGTGGCTCCCCCCGGACATGACCGCCATCGCCGTCCTGGTCGCGCTCGCGGTGCTCGAGCCGCACACCGGCGTCTCCGCACGGGCGGCCATCGAGGGCTTTGCCAGCCCGGCCGTCGTCACCATCGTCGCGATGTACATCCTGAGCGCGGGCGTCGAGGACGCCGGCGTCGTCGACTGGCTCGGCGGGAAACTGGCGACGGCGACCGGTGGCGACGAGCGCCGCCTGCTGGCCGCAATCGTCGGGACGACGGGGCTGAGTGCGGGTTTTGTCAACAACACGCCCGTCGTCGCCGTGTTCATCCCGCTGGTGACCGGGCTGTCGAACCGCTACGGGCTCTCGCCCTCACGGCTCCTGCTCCCGCTCTCGTACGCCGCGATGCTCGGCGGGACGCTCACCCTCGTGGGTACCGCGACGAACCTGCTGGCGAGCGACTTCGCCGCCCAACTGCTCGGACGGCGCCTCTCGATGTTCACGCTGACGCCCGTCGGCGTGGTGGTCCTGCTGGTCGGCGTCGCCTACCTCCTCACCGTGGCCCGGTGGCTGGTTCCCGAGCGGGTCCACCCCGCGGCGGACTTCACCGAGGAGTTCGACATGGACCGCTATCTCGCGCAGTGCCAGGTCCGGGAGTCGTCCCCGCTGGTCGGCCTGACTGTCGCCGAGGCGCTCGACCACACCGTCGGCGAGGAGGCCCTCGAAGCGGCGGCCGAGACGCTCGGCGAGCAGCTCCCGGCTGAGGCGGACATCGAGGCCGTGGCCGCGGTGCGAAGCCTCGTCGACGTGGACGTCCTCCAGGTGGACCACGACGGCGACTCGTATTTCGCGACGGTGACCGACCGTCCTCTCGAGGCGGGTGACGTCCTGACGGTCCGGGGGAGCCGCCAGTCGGTCAACCGCTTCAGCGAGACGTTCGGCCTGCGCCAGCTGCCCCGGGAGTCGGTGACCGAGGAACTGCTGGCCGAGAGCGGGCACGCCGGCATCCTCGCAGAAGCCGTCGTCCACGGCGAGTCCAGATTCCGCGGGCGGACGCTCGCCGACGCGCAGCTGCGCTCGCGTTTCGACGTGACGGCGCTGGCCATCCGGCGTGGCGACTCCATCATCAGAGAGGCCCTCGCGGACGTCACGCTCGAGGCGGGCGACACGCTGCTCGTCCAGACTCCCGTCGACGAGATTCTCCACTTGGACGAGGAGGGATACCTCTCGCTCACCGAGGGGCCGCCGGAGCTGTTCGACGTCATCCACGACGTGGAACCGCCCGACCTCGACGCCGGTACCTTGCTCCCCGTGGGGTTCCTGTTTGCGGCCATCGCCCTCGCCGCACTCGACGTCGTCCCCATCTACATCGCCGCGCTCGGGGGCGTGGTGGCGATGGTCGCGACGAACCGGCTGACCGCCTCGCGGGCCTACGACGCGGTCAGCTGGAACGTCGTCTTCCTGCTTGCGGGTCTCCTCCCGTTGGGCCTGGCGATGCGCGAGACGGGCGGGGCGCTGTTCGTCGGCGACGCGCTCGTCGGCGTCGCCAGCCACCTCCCACCGCTGCTCGTCCTGGCGCTGTTTTACCTCCTGACGGCGGCGGTCGCCGCCGTCATCACCCCCGTCGCAACCGTGGTGTTGATGATACCCATCGCCGTCGCCACGGCCACGCAGATCGGCGTCAGCGGGTTCCCGTTCCTGCTGGTGGTCACCTTCGCCGTCGCCCACGCGTTCGTCACCCCCATCGGCTACCAGACGAACCTCATGGTCTACGGGCCCGGCGGCTACCGCTTCACCGACTTCCTCCGGGTCGGGGTGCCCCTGCAGGTGCTCCTCTGTGTGGTCACCACGCTCGCGGTGGCGTTCGTCTGGCCGTTGTGA
- a CDS encoding PspA/IM30 family protein: protein MGILSRASYVIRSKLNAVLNRAEDPTETLDYSYEQLRNELQDVKQGIADLTTQKKRLEIQKRRLEENVEKHNDQARQAVKQDRDDLARQALEKKKQKMTQIEELDGQIQDLQSQQDRLVEQKDELQRQIEQFRTKKETMKARHEAAQASARVNEAMTGAGEEMADVGRAIERAEEQTEDMEARAQAMDELREDGVLDDQLSDKDQLDRELEELQQDGEVDAELDTLKAEMGKADEASKSADEEDLEAELDENGEGAAETSTVEDSEVDAELEELKEDEQT from the coding sequence ATGGGAATCCTCTCGCGTGCGTCCTACGTCATCCGGTCGAAGCTCAACGCGGTCCTCAACCGTGCCGAGGACCCGACTGAGACGCTCGATTACTCCTACGAGCAGTTGCGCAACGAACTCCAGGACGTCAAACAGGGCATCGCGGACCTCACGACACAGAAAAAGCGCCTCGAGATTCAGAAGCGCCGCCTCGAGGAGAACGTCGAGAAGCACAACGACCAGGCCCGCCAGGCGGTCAAGCAGGACCGCGACGACCTCGCGCGCCAGGCCTTAGAGAAGAAGAAACAGAAGATGACCCAGATCGAGGAGCTGGACGGTCAGATCCAGGACCTCCAGTCCCAGCAAGATCGCCTGGTCGAGCAGAAAGACGAGCTACAGCGCCAGATCGAGCAGTTCAGGACGAAGAAAGAGACGATGAAGGCCCGCCACGAGGCGGCCCAGGCGTCCGCGCGCGTAAACGAGGCGATGACCGGCGCCGGCGAGGAGATGGCCGACGTCGGCCGTGCCATCGAACGCGCCGAGGAACAGACCGAGGACATGGAGGCCCGCGCCCAGGCGATGGACGAGCTCCGCGAGGACGGCGTCCTCGACGACCAGCTCTCCGATAAGGACCAGCTCGACCGCGAACTGGAGGAGCTCCAGCAGGACGGGGAGGTCGACGCCGAACTGGACACGCTGAAAGCCGAGATGGGGAAGGCAGACGAGGCATCGAAGTCAGCGGACGAGGAGGACCTGGAAGCAGAGCTGGATGAGAACGGCGAGGGCGCAGCCGAGACGTCCACCGTCGAGGACAGCGAGGTCGACGCCGAGCTCGAGGAACTGAAAGAGGACGAGCAGACCTGA
- a CDS encoding alpha/beta hydrolase produces MSEPVRLPGGRDVAGTLDSPAADRAVVACPPHPRYGGSRSDQRLRAVSDALAPDVAVLRIDYGPWDEGRGERTDAERAVAWAAERYASVGLFGYSFGAGVAIRAAAEPGGRTETAAPNALATLAPPAESGGESVADALEGVRCPTQVVYGERDDTVDWRPVVERARDLGHAVESFRADHHFVGRAATVGDVVAAFFRTNR; encoded by the coding sequence ATGAGCGAGCCAGTGCGTCTCCCCGGCGGGCGCGACGTCGCGGGGACGCTCGATTCGCCGGCCGCCGACCGCGCGGTCGTCGCCTGTCCGCCACACCCCCGCTACGGTGGGTCCCGGTCGGACCAGCGTCTCCGGGCCGTGAGCGACGCGCTCGCGCCCGACGTCGCCGTCCTCCGCATCGACTACGGGCCGTGGGACGAGGGACGGGGCGAGCGCACCGACGCCGAACGGGCCGTCGCGTGGGCCGCCGAGCGATACGCCTCGGTGGGGCTGTTCGGGTACAGTTTCGGCGCGGGCGTCGCGATTCGGGCGGCCGCCGAGCCGGGCGGGAGAACCGAAACCGCCGCGCCGAACGCCCTCGCGACGCTCGCCCCGCCCGCCGAGAGCGGTGGCGAGTCGGTGGCCGACGCGCTCGAGGGTGTCCGGTGTCCGACCCAGGTCGTCTACGGCGAGCGCGACGACACCGTCGACTGGCGGCCGGTCGTCGAGCGAGCACGGGACCTGGGCCACGCGGTCGAGTCGTTCCGGGCCGACCACCACTTCGTCGGCCGGGCCGCGACGGTGGGCGACGTCGTCGCCGCGTTCTTCCGCACGAACCGTTGA
- the pyrG gene encoding glutamine hydrolyzing CTP synthase: MPTEPETDYDPELGRKFIFVTGGVMSGLGKGITAASTGRLLKNAGFDVTAVKIDPYLNVDAGTMNPFQHGEVYVLKDGGEVDLDLGNYERFLDIDMTFDHNVTTGKTYQHVIEKERAGDYLGRTVQIIPHITDDIKRRIREAAEGNDVCIIEVGGTVGDIEGMPYLEALRQFAHEEDEEDILFTHVTLVPYSKNGEQKTKPTQHSVKELRSIGLQPDILVGRCSDKLDIDTKEKIALFCDVPTEAVFSNPDVDDIYHVPLMVEEEGLDEYVMERLDIVDEALPEGERENRWRELVTQNTEGEVDVALVGKYDLEDAYMSVHEALKHAGLEKNVDVNVTWVDSEKMNDRHTTRMEEADAIVVPGGFGSRGTDGKVEAIRYARENDVPYLGLCLGFQLAVIEYARNVLDLEGAHSTELDEDTPHPVIDILPEQYEVEDMGGTMRLGAQETDIEPGTLAAALYGGGSCTERHRHRYEVNPEYIDDLEDGGLRFSGRDNNRMEILELDHDDHPYFIGTQFHPEFRSRPTRASPPFVGLLEAVLGEDPRAVDAEQEVSH; the protein is encoded by the coding sequence ATGCCGACCGAACCCGAAACGGACTACGACCCGGAGCTGGGTCGGAAGTTCATCTTCGTCACCGGTGGCGTGATGTCGGGCCTGGGCAAGGGCATCACCGCCGCCAGCACGGGCCGTCTTCTCAAGAACGCGGGGTTCGACGTGACAGCGGTCAAGATTGACCCCTATCTCAACGTCGACGCCGGGACCATGAACCCGTTCCAGCACGGCGAGGTGTACGTGCTGAAAGACGGCGGCGAGGTCGACCTCGACCTGGGGAACTACGAGCGGTTCCTCGACATCGACATGACGTTCGACCACAACGTCACGACGGGCAAGACCTACCAGCACGTCATCGAGAAGGAGCGCGCCGGCGACTACCTCGGTCGCACGGTCCAGATCATCCCCCACATCACCGACGACATCAAGCGGCGCATCCGCGAGGCCGCCGAGGGCAACGACGTCTGTATCATCGAGGTCGGCGGCACCGTCGGCGACATCGAGGGGATGCCCTACCTCGAAGCGCTTCGCCAGTTCGCCCACGAGGAAGACGAGGAAGACATCCTTTTCACCCACGTCACGCTCGTCCCCTACTCGAAGAACGGCGAGCAAAAGACCAAGCCAACCCAGCACTCCGTGAAGGAACTCCGGAGCATCGGCCTCCAGCCGGACATCCTGGTGGGCCGGTGTTCTGACAAGCTCGACATCGACACGAAAGAGAAGATCGCGCTGTTCTGTGACGTCCCCACCGAGGCCGTCTTCTCGAACCCGGACGTCGACGACATCTACCACGTCCCCCTGATGGTCGAAGAAGAGGGGCTCGACGAGTACGTGATGGAGCGCCTCGACATCGTCGACGAGGCCCTGCCAGAGGGCGAGCGCGAGAACCGCTGGCGGGAACTGGTCACCCAGAACACCGAGGGTGAAGTCGACGTCGCCCTCGTGGGCAAGTACGACCTCGAGGACGCCTACATGTCGGTCCACGAGGCGCTGAAACACGCCGGCCTGGAGAAGAACGTCGACGTCAACGTCACCTGGGTCGACTCCGAGAAGATGAACGACCGCCACACCACGCGGATGGAGGAGGCCGACGCCATCGTCGTCCCCGGCGGCTTCGGTTCGCGCGGGACCGACGGGAAGGTCGAGGCCATCCGCTACGCCCGCGAGAACGACGTGCCGTACCTCGGGCTCTGTCTGGGCTTCCAGCTTGCCGTCATCGAGTACGCCCGGAACGTCCTCGACCTCGAGGGCGCCCACTCGACGGAGCTCGACGAGGACACGCCCCATCCTGTCATCGACATCCTGCCCGAGCAGTACGAGGTCGAGGACATGGGCGGGACGATGCGCCTGGGCGCCCAGGAGACCGACATCGAACCCGGGACGCTCGCCGCCGCGCTGTACGGCGGTGGCTCCTGTACCGAGCGCCACCGCCATCGCTACGAGGTCAACCCCGAGTACATCGACGACCTGGAGGACGGCGGCCTGCGGTTCTCCGGCCGGGACAACAACCGCATGGAGATCCTGGAACTCGACCACGACGACCATCCGTACTTCATCGGGACGCAGTTCCACCCCGAGTTCCGTTCCCGACCGACGCGGGCGAGTCCACCCTTCGTCGGCTTGCTGGAGGCAGTGCTGGGCGAGGATCCACGCGCGGTCGACGCCGAGCAGGAGGTGAGCCACTGA
- the guaA gene encoding glutamine-hydrolyzing GMP synthase, whose protein sequence is MVDVEPFIEEAKAEIAEEIGDKHAVIGLSGGVDSSTAAALAYEAIGDQLTAVYVDTGLMRKGETDEIRETFDYMDSLRIVEAQDRFLEALEAETDPEAKRHIIGEQFIREFETVAREVDADYLVQGTIYPDRIESEGTIKSHHNVGGLPERIDFEGIVEPMRDLYKDEVREVARALDLEEIISERMPFPGPGLAVRIIGEVTEEKLEVAREANHVVEEELEEYDPWQALAAVIGKATGVKGDNRVHGWVVAVRSVESRDGMTARAQEIDWETLQRMQSRITGAHENVARVVYDVTHKPPATIEYE, encoded by the coding sequence ATGGTCGACGTCGAACCCTTCATCGAGGAGGCCAAGGCCGAGATCGCCGAGGAGATCGGCGACAAGCACGCCGTCATCGGCCTCTCGGGCGGCGTCGACTCCTCTACCGCGGCCGCCCTGGCCTACGAGGCCATCGGCGACCAGCTCACGGCGGTGTACGTCGACACCGGTCTGATGCGGAAAGGCGAGACCGACGAGATCCGCGAGACGTTCGACTACATGGACTCGCTGCGCATCGTCGAGGCCCAGGACCGGTTCCTCGAGGCACTCGAGGCCGAGACCGACCCCGAGGCGAAGCGCCACATCATCGGCGAACAGTTCATCCGGGAGTTCGAGACCGTCGCCCGTGAAGTGGACGCGGACTACCTCGTCCAGGGGACCATCTACCCCGACCGCATCGAGAGCGAGGGGACCATCAAGTCGCACCACAACGTCGGCGGCCTCCCCGAGCGCATCGACTTCGAGGGCATCGTCGAACCGATGCGGGACCTCTACAAGGACGAGGTCCGCGAGGTCGCCCGCGCGCTCGACCTGGAGGAGATCATCTCCGAGCGGATGCCGTTCCCCGGTCCGGGCCTGGCCGTCCGTATCATCGGCGAGGTCACCGAGGAGAAACTCGAGGTGGCCCGCGAGGCCAACCACGTCGTCGAGGAGGAACTCGAGGAGTACGACCCGTGGCAGGCCCTGGCCGCCGTCATCGGCAAGGCGACGGGCGTCAAGGGCGACAACCGCGTCCACGGCTGGGTCGTCGCCGTGCGGTCCGTGGAGTCACGCGACGGGATGACCGCCCGCGCCCAGGAGATAGACTGGGAGACGCTCCAGCGCATGCAGAGTCGCATCACCGGCGCCCACGAGAACGTCGCTCGCGTCGTCTACGACGTGACCCACAAACCGCCCGCGACCATCGAGTACGAATGA
- a CDS encoding DUF7126 family protein, with protein sequence MNVTLVGTDPERMADALTAQGHAVTVADVGNRPGLEEAGVHDAEVYLLTEMEQATSIVVAKDLNPDLRVVVYAEGSLPDFASRQTDLVVDPNLLSPEAVAEEL encoded by the coding sequence ATGAACGTCACGCTGGTCGGAACCGATCCCGAGCGGATGGCAGATGCACTGACAGCCCAGGGCCACGCGGTCACCGTCGCGGACGTCGGCAACCGCCCCGGGCTGGAGGAGGCGGGCGTCCACGACGCCGAGGTGTACCTGCTGACCGAGATGGAACAGGCCACCTCCATCGTCGTCGCCAAGGACCTCAACCCGGACCTCCGGGTGGTCGTCTACGCAGAGGGGTCGCTGCCGGACTTCGCGAGCCGGCAGACCGACCTCGTCGTCGACCCGAACCTGCTGAGTCCCGAAGCCGTCGCCGAGGAGCTGTAG
- a CDS encoding MBL fold metallo-hydrolase: MVTELADGVWWYDLGGVNAYLVDDGGTLTLVDAGMPWHGNALVAGINRAGYELTDLDRILLTHYDFDHVGGLPSFDGVDLTIYTGVADAPMVTGERTPPLSTLKGAVQRMASVTIDAPSNPVETVADGHTLGSFTAYHTPGHTRGHVAYVSEDLGVAFLGDCVRESGGDFAPSPWYLSDNTREVPVSIRRLSHRTGAFDVAGPGHGVPFRVRGSERLAALAETL; the protein is encoded by the coding sequence ATGGTGACGGAACTCGCGGACGGCGTGTGGTGGTACGACCTGGGCGGGGTCAACGCCTACCTCGTCGACGACGGCGGCACGCTGACGCTTGTCGACGCGGGGATGCCCTGGCACGGGAACGCGCTCGTCGCCGGTATCAACCGGGCGGGCTACGAGCTCACCGACCTGGACCGCATCCTGCTGACACACTACGACTTCGACCACGTGGGTGGGCTCCCGTCGTTCGACGGCGTCGACCTGACCATCTACACCGGCGTGGCCGACGCCCCGATGGTGACCGGCGAACGGACGCCCCCGCTGAGCACGCTGAAGGGCGCGGTCCAGCGGATGGCCTCGGTCACCATCGACGCACCGTCGAATCCCGTCGAGACCGTCGCCGACGGGCACACCCTCGGCAGTTTCACCGCCTACCACACCCCGGGCCACACCAGGGGGCACGTCGCCTACGTCAGCGAGGACCTCGGGGTGGCGTTCCTCGGCGATTGCGTGCGCGAGTCCGGCGGCGATTTCGCTCCGTCGCCCTGGTATCTCAGCGACAACACGCGCGAGGTCCCGGTGAGCATCCGGCGCCTGTCCCACCGGACCGGGGCGTTCGACGTGGCCGGCCCGGGCCACGGCGTCCCCTTCCGGGTGCGGGGGAGCGAGCGGCTCGCGGCGCTGGCCGAGACGCTGTAG
- the treF gene encoding alpha,alpha-trehalase TreF: protein MTRPGTHTDGSAYPQLSGPLFEAVQRSSTFADSKTFVDSVPTTAPETIRERFAAAEDLDLGPFVAEHFDIPDRDPPTLETPTDTSMLAHIDDLWSFLDSPADDGRAHSTLLPLPRPYVRPGNRFREIYYWDTYFTAVGLAADGQTQRVRDMADNFAALVDRYGFVPNGNRCYYLGRSQPPVFCQYVKLLVEAEGTDAGLEYLPQLRREHEYWLSGTDALGPETPAHRRVVRLDDGVVANRYWDDHAGPRPESYREDVELAERVAPDRRESLSRDVRAAAESGWDFSSRWQADPGEMTSLRTTDLVPVDLNALLYDLEATLADWCRRTGDVAAADRYECLAGRRHHVLAEYCWDETAGFFLDYDFAAGERTDRRTLAAVVPLFVEVATDEQAAAVAATLREEFLQSGGLVTTLTETHQQWDWPQGWAPLQYMAVVGLCQYGYDDLAREIADRWLDLNRRVYWESGAMLEKYDVVAGRAAADVGEYDVQVGFGWTNGVALALSRTFEGSDETPLPGRARATN from the coding sequence ATGACACGCCCAGGTACTCACACCGACGGGTCGGCGTATCCCCAGCTCTCCGGTCCCCTCTTCGAGGCCGTCCAGCGGTCGAGTACCTTCGCGGACTCGAAGACGTTCGTCGACAGTGTGCCGACGACGGCCCCCGAGACCATCCGCGAGCGGTTCGCGGCGGCCGAGGACCTCGACCTCGGGCCGTTCGTCGCCGAGCACTTCGACATCCCGGACCGCGACCCGCCCACGCTGGAGACGCCGACGGACACGTCGATGCTGGCACACATCGACGACCTCTGGTCGTTCCTGGACAGTCCGGCCGACGACGGCCGGGCGCACTCGACGCTCCTGCCGCTCCCGCGCCCGTACGTCCGGCCGGGCAACCGGTTCCGCGAGATATACTACTGGGACACCTACTTCACGGCCGTCGGTCTGGCCGCGGACGGGCAGACACAGCGGGTACGGGACATGGCCGACAACTTCGCCGCGCTGGTCGACCGCTACGGGTTCGTCCCGAACGGCAACCGGTGCTACTACCTCGGGCGCTCCCAGCCGCCCGTCTTCTGCCAGTACGTCAAACTGCTGGTCGAAGCCGAGGGGACGGACGCCGGCCTCGAGTACCTGCCGCAGTTGCGCCGCGAGCACGAGTACTGGCTGTCGGGCACCGACGCCCTCGGCCCGGAGACGCCGGCCCACCGTCGCGTCGTCCGTCTCGACGACGGCGTCGTCGCCAACCGCTACTGGGACGACCACGCTGGCCCGCGCCCGGAGTCATATCGCGAGGACGTCGAACTCGCCGAACGGGTCGCGCCCGACCGGCGCGAGTCGCTCTCCCGCGACGTCCGCGCGGCCGCCGAGTCGGGGTGGGACTTCTCCTCGCGCTGGCAGGCCGACCCTGGCGAGATGACCAGCCTGCGGACCACCGACCTCGTACCGGTGGACCTCAACGCACTGCTGTACGACCTGGAGGCGACGCTTGCCGACTGGTGTCGCCGGACCGGGGATGTGGCCGCCGCGGACCGATACGAGTGCCTCGCCGGGCGCCGGCACCACGTCCTCGCAGAGTACTGCTGGGACGAGACGGCGGGCTTTTTCCTCGACTACGACTTCGCCGCTGGCGAGCGCACGGACCGCCGGACGCTGGCCGCCGTCGTCCCGCTGTTCGTCGAGGTCGCCACCGACGAGCAGGCCGCCGCCGTCGCCGCGACGCTCCGCGAGGAGTTCCTCCAGTCCGGGGGTCTGGTGACCACGCTCACGGAGACGCACCAGCAGTGGGACTGGCCACAGGGCTGGGCCCCGCTGCAGTACATGGCCGTCGTCGGCCTGTGCCAGTACGGCTACGACGACCTGGCCCGCGAGATAGCCGACCGGTGGCTGGACCTGAACCGCCGGGTGTACTGGGAGAGCGGCGCGATGCTCGAGAAGTACGACGTCGTCGCCGGCCGCGCGGCCGCCGACGTCGGGGAGTACGACGTCCAGGTCGGGTTCGGCTGGACCAACGGCGTGGCGCTGGCGCTCTCCCGGACCTTCGAGGGGAGCGACGAGACGCCCCTCCCCGGACGGGCGCGGGCGACGAACTGA
- a CDS encoding RNA 2'-phosphotransferase, whose translation MPDAIARCPTHGYHERTTCPDCGAESEHVLDGARRRRLSKFTSGALRHFPDDAGIELDAAGWTPFDALVAAVREKYGWATRAHVEGVVTTDPKGRFEVAGEAPARRVRAAYGHSVDVDLEVSDGPVPDELYHGTAPRNLEAIFETGLKPMGRQQVHLSGTVADAREVGARHAADPVVLAVDAAAMWADGHAVSRRGDATYTTDRVPPRYLSRVD comes from the coding sequence ATGCCCGACGCTATCGCGCGCTGTCCCACACACGGCTACCACGAGAGGACGACCTGCCCGGACTGCGGGGCCGAGAGCGAGCACGTGCTGGACGGGGCGCGCCGCCGGCGCCTCTCGAAGTTCACCAGCGGCGCGCTCAGACACTTCCCCGACGACGCCGGTATCGAGCTCGACGCGGCGGGCTGGACGCCGTTCGACGCGCTCGTCGCGGCGGTCAGGGAGAAGTACGGCTGGGCGACCCGTGCCCACGTCGAGGGCGTCGTCACGACCGACCCGAAGGGGCGGTTCGAGGTGGCCGGCGAGGCTCCGGCCCGGCGGGTGCGTGCCGCGTACGGCCACTCCGTCGACGTCGATCTCGAAGTGAGCGACGGCCCGGTTCCCGACGAGCTGTATCACGGGACCGCACCGCGGAACCTGGAGGCTATCTTCGAGACGGGACTGAAGCCCATGGGACGCCAGCAGGTCCACCTCTCGGGGACGGTTGCCGACGCGCGAGAGGTGGGCGCACGCCACGCCGCGGACCCGGTGGTGCTCGCGGTCGACGCCGCGGCCATGTGGGCCGACGGGCACGCGGTCAGCAGGCGGGGCGACGCGACGTACACGACCGACCGCGTCCCGCCGCGGTACCTTTCCCGGGTCGACTAG
- the gpmI gene encoding 2,3-bisphosphoglycerate-independent phosphoglycerate mutase — protein sequence MDAGLIVLDGWGLNPETDVRDAVAAAETPNFDRYWADGAHSTLETHGRRVGLPEGQMGNSEVGHLNIGAGRVVKQDSARVSDSIARSRGESPPDDAAEDPPFFENEEILSAFEYAEDHDGRVHFMGLVSDGGVHSYQDHLHALVELAGERGTDAVSHAFTDGRDTSPTGGERYLAELEAHAEDHGTGHVATVVGRYYAMDRDQNWERTRRAYDALVHREADHHAADPVTAVTESYERDVTDEFVEPTTVGDHAGIEDGDAVVFFNFRSDRARQLTRMLADIRPEDWGDDTHPPDVRMVTMTQYDETFDVPVAFAPNQPENVLGEVLAGAGKTQLRLAESEKYPHVTYFLNGGREVAFDGELREIIESPDVPTYDLQPEMSAPAVTDTAISVIEAEDPDTLVLNYANPDMVGHTGDFEAAVAAVEAVDEQLGRLVEAITAAGGHVLVCADHGNADDMGTEDDPHTAHTTNPVPFIYLGPDQTAGGYTARDGGTLADLAPTMLALVGIDQPAAMTGESLVE from the coding sequence ATGGACGCAGGGCTGATTGTTCTCGACGGCTGGGGGCTGAACCCCGAGACGGACGTCCGTGACGCGGTCGCGGCGGCCGAGACACCGAACTTCGACCGCTACTGGGCCGACGGGGCCCACTCGACGCTCGAGACCCACGGGCGACGCGTCGGTCTCCCGGAGGGACAGATGGGCAACTCCGAGGTCGGCCACCTCAACATCGGCGCGGGCCGCGTCGTCAAGCAGGACTCGGCGCGCGTCTCCGACAGCATCGCCCGCTCACGGGGCGAGTCGCCGCCGGACGACGCCGCCGAGGACCCGCCCTTCTTCGAGAACGAGGAGATCCTCTCTGCGTTCGAGTACGCCGAGGACCACGACGGCCGGGTCCACTTCATGGGCCTGGTCTCGGACGGCGGCGTCCACTCCTACCAGGACCACCTCCACGCACTCGTCGAGCTCGCCGGCGAGCGCGGCACCGACGCCGTCTCCCACGCCTTCACCGACGGTCGCGACACCTCGCCGACGGGCGGGGAGCGCTACCTCGCCGAACTCGAAGCTCACGCCGAGGACCACGGGACCGGCCACGTCGCCACCGTCGTCGGCCGCTACTACGCGATGGACCGCGACCAGAACTGGGAGCGCACGCGGCGGGCCTACGACGCCCTGGTCCACCGGGAGGCCGACCACCACGCTGCCGACCCCGTCACGGCGGTCACCGAGTCCTACGAGCGCGACGTCACCGACGAGTTCGTCGAACCCACGACCGTCGGCGACCACGCCGGCATCGAGGACGGCGACGCCGTCGTCTTCTTCAACTTCCGATCGGACCGCGCCCGCCAGCTCACCCGCATGCTAGCGGACATCCGGCCCGAGGACTGGGGCGACGACACCCACCCGCCGGACGTCCGCATGGTGACGATGACCCAGTACGACGAGACGTTCGACGTTCCGGTGGCTTTCGCGCCCAACCAGCCCGAGAACGTGCTGGGCGAGGTGCTGGCCGGCGCCGGGAAGACCCAGTTGCGCCTCGCGGAGTCCGAGAAGTACCCACACGTCACCTACTTCCTCAACGGCGGCCGCGAGGTGGCGTTCGACGGCGAACTGCGCGAGATAATCGAGAGCCCCGACGTCCCCACCTACGACCTCCAGCCCGAGATGAGCGCGCCGGCGGTCACCGACACCGCTATCTCGGTCATCGAGGCCGAGGACCCCGACACCCTGGTGCTCAACTACGCGAACCCGGACATGGTGGGTCACACCGGCGACTTCGAGGCCGCGGTCGCGGCCGTCGAGGCCGTCGACGAGCAACTCGGTCGCCTGGTCGAGGCCATCACCGCGGCCGGGGGACACGTCCTCGTCTGTGCGGACCACGGCAACGCCGACGACATGGGCACCGAAGACGACCCGCACACCGCCCACACGACCAACCCCGTCCCGTTCATCTACCTCGGTCCCGACCAGACCGCTGGCGGGTACACGGCCCGTGACGGCGGGACGCTGGCCGACCTCGCGCCGACGATGCTCGCGCTCGTGGGGATCGACCAGCCCGCGGCGATGACCGGCGAGTCGCTGGTGGAGTGA